Below is a genomic region from Megalopta genalis isolate 19385.01 chromosome 10, iyMegGena1_principal, whole genome shotgun sequence.
TTTCTAGCGGATAACAAATGAAGATAACTTGTGTACTTTTAGGAAAGTCTGCAACACATGCTGTTACTTTTGCCCAATTGATCACGCCTGATAAACGTAATCACGGTCTTCACCCATTCGTTGTACCCATACGGGATCCAGATACCCATCTTCCTTTGCCGGGTGTAACTGTTGGCGATATGGGCGAAAAAATTGCTTTAAACGGCGTTGACAATGGATTTGTGATGTTCGATAATTATCCAGTTCCTCGGCTATACTTATTGAATCGAACGGCAACTGTTACAGAGGATGGAAAATATATTAACAAAGTGAAAAACGAAAGCAAAAGATTTGGTAAGTGAATCTTTCTCGCGTTGCAATTTTATGGTAAACGTTTCGATTGGACCATTATGCAGGAGCATCGTTGGGTGCATTATCATCGGGTCGTGCTACAATTACATCTATAACCGCGAATATTGCATCTGTTGCAATGGTGATTGCGATTCGATATTGCGCCGTGAGGAAACAATTTGGACCGTCGGAATCAGAGGAATGGCCGGTCATAGAATATCCAGCACAGGTATTTAaagcaatcgaataaaaaacgcTTAAAATAAATATCATTCCACATTTAAAACTTATCGTAAAACACGTAGCAATGGCGATTGTTCCCTCACTTGGCAGAAATATACGCAATAAAGATCTTCTCGTCCACGTTTGTGCATCAGATGTCTgagtttcaaattaatttaacgaaTTCTATGAACGAGGATAAAATTGATACCCAAGGTATGGAGATACATGCATTATCTTGTGCAAGTAAACCAGTCTCCTCGTGGACTTGTCGAGATATTATTCAAAATTGTCGCGAGTCCTGCGGAGGTCACGGCTATCTAAAAAGTATGTAACATATGAAGCAGGTATATATGGAAGATTGATCGATTTATTTACATCacctaatatttatttcttaataGTGTCACGCTTGGGCGAATTAAGATCTGAAAATGATGCAAATTGTACGTACGAGGGTGAAAATAATGTACTAATTCAGCAAGCCAGTAATTGGTTATTGAACCAATGGTCGAATATGCTTAATGGAAAGACTGTTGAATCTCCTCTTGGAACTGCATATTTTATAAACGATGCCAACAATATTTTAATGCAAAAGTTTCAGCACTCGACGGTTCAAGATACATTAAAAATAGAAAGTATGAAAACAACCTTGTGGAATTATATCTGTAAACCTCTTTGTCCAGTCGATTTATAGTTTATTGCTTATAGATTTACTCCTATCCTTCCAATGGCTACTTTGCTACTACTTGGAAAGAACTTATAATAGGacacaatatttcaaaagcAACGGTTGCGGTGATTTcgaaattagaaataatatacaAGTGTTTTATGCACAAACCATGTCTCTCTTATATGGACAGGTAGTGCCAAGTATCTTTAACGACAAAaagttaattaatttataataatctcAATGACATTTCTTTTGCAGCATGCTATAATGAAATACTTTATCGAACGTATTAACGATCCTTCGTGGAGATCTGAAGAACGTAATGTATTAACAAAGTTATGCTCACTTTATGGAGCTGTTACTTTAGAAAAAAGATTAGGAGATTTTTATGCTGGTGGTTATGCAACGTCTACGAGTAACATGGATAACTTGCTGCGAAATGGCATTATAATGTTGTGCGAAGAATTAGTTGATGATGCTGTAACTCTAGCAGATGTTTTAGCACCACCAGATTTTGTCATAAATTCACCATTAGGAATGGCAGATGGAGAAGTATGTCATAGCATTTCTCTTACCTCTTgtaattttcttcttctttacAATGTTGTTTTGTACACAGGTATATAAACATATCAAAGAGTGGATATTTAAGAAGAAAGAAAACTTCGATCGGCCTACATGGTGGAACGAAATAACACGATCAAAATTGTGATATGTAGATatgtaacaaattttttattatacgtatgtatatttatatatatatatgtgtgtgtgtgtatgtatatgtatacatagatatagatatagatatagatacatatacatgtatatatattaaagaaataaaaaaattttatatgaTATTCTTACAAAATACGGTAGTCTACAATGATTTATATAAAATCTTATTCATTTAAAAACATATCATAGAGATCCTGACAGAATTAATTTGTTTATGACTTCTTTCAATTTCTACGGTTAGGACATTATTAGGTAGTAGTAAAATATTTGATACATACTGAAATTATAGTTCGGTATGTCTTTTAAATGTAATTAGGGACTTATCAGCTTCTGCGAACCATTCATCATAAACCATTTGTGGTTCGATCATCCAGAACTTATGAAAAGATATAGGTTCCTGAGAAGCGAGATAGGCAGTTGCATAATCAGACGGGCGTGCCTAGAACAAATACATTGGGATTTTTAAGAAGATCGAGAAATGATTCATGATCAGTGATTACAATCGACATATAGTCTAGTGCTCTACTTGCTAATCACAATATGAGGTTTATCACTACCAGTATAGTAGCACTGATAAGGTGAAGCGCAAAATAATCACATCATCTAGTAATACATATTTCATACTTGGTGAAATAACGATGAATGAACAGGTTGTATTCCAATTCGTGCCAGACATGCACCGAAGAGATACATATCATC
It encodes:
- the LOC117222709 gene encoding peroxisomal acyl-coenzyme A oxidase 3 — its product is MINTSSTVIQFMSMTSAKMTNLIADMPRGPLDSYRKRATFNWKLLKLNLDGEDYVEFQNNLWDFMQKTPAFDRLTPQTLDEERRICNARLQEITANSIADPLRHRHWFNVMFQYDASIPIKMGVMLGMVPSAIYALGTEDHYDIAEKLQDGHYTSCFALTEISHGTNAKGMRTTATYDPQLKSFIMHTPDFEAAKCWAGGLGKSATHAVTFAQLITPDKRNHGLHPFVVPIRDPDTHLPLPGVTVGDMGEKIALNGVDNGFVMFDNYPVPRLYLLNRTATVTEDGKYINKVKNESKRFGASLGALSSGRATITSITANIASVAMVIAIRYCAVRKQFGPSESEEWPVIEYPAQQWRLFPHLAEIYAIKIFSSTFVHQMSEFQINLTNSMNEDKIDTQGMEIHALSCASKPVSSWTCRDIIQNCRESCGGHGYLKMSRLGELRSENDANCTYEGENNVLIQQASNWLLNQWSNMLNGKTVESPLGTAYFINDANNILMQKFQHSTVQDTLKIENLLLSFQWLLCYYLERTYNRTQYFKSNGCGDFEIRNNIQVFYAQTMSLLYGQHAIMKYFIERINDPSWRSEERNVLTKLCSLYGAVTLEKRLGDFYAGGYATSTSNMDNLLRNGIIMLCEELVDDAVTLADVLAPPDFVINSPLGMADGEVYKHIKEWIFKKKENFDRPTWWNEITRSKL